One genomic region from Candidatus Margulisiibacteriota bacterium encodes:
- a CDS encoding putative toxin-antitoxin system toxin component, PIN family, translated as MLVVLDTNVLVSALWSRSGTPARILALTQNKILTPCYDHRILTEYHTVLGRKKFDFAQWEIRDLLALIEQDGLSVTPASLDRHFIDADDRPFYETAKYCQARLITGNQKHFPRDELVFSPQEFLAFFQK; from the coding sequence ATGCTGGTTGTTCTGGACACGAATGTGCTGGTTTCCGCGCTCTGGTCGCGGTCAGGCACACCGGCGCGGATCCTGGCTTTAACGCAGAATAAAATACTTACGCCTTGTTACGACCACCGTATTTTAACTGAATACCACACAGTGCTGGGACGGAAAAAATTCGATTTTGCCCAATGGGAAATCCGTGATCTGCTGGCCTTGATCGAGCAGGACGGCTTGTCTGTAACACCGGCAAGTCTAGACCGGCATTTTATAGATGCGGACGACCGGCCGTTTTATGAAACGGCCAAATACTGTCAGGCCAGATTGATCACCGGCAATCAAAAACATTTTCCCAGAGATGAATTGGTATTTTCGCCTCAGGAATTCCTGGCTTTTTTTCAAAAATAA
- a CDS encoding DUF1015 domain-containing protein, with translation MARIKAFRGIRYNKEKINYSDVVTQPYDKISPELLDAYYERSPYTAAKLIRNKAADPYQAAATELQNWLNDKILLQDEQPAIYAYQQTYKINGEPKTRRGFVALVGLEDFAKKIILPHEKTLAKPKADRLNLLRATRAHCGQIFFLYSDPQKKVEALLQNALNSAPDETAVDHFGDTHTLWKIDDAKIIQAVSAVLADKQLLIADGHHRYETSCNFAQENGAALGAESPYGYTMATLVNMEDEGLTVLPTHRLAHGLAGFSEAEFLKKAAEYFDLTPRHALEHLLNALQEQRAAGKISLGFYAGQSLLYELTLRDPSVMAKLAANKSEAWRQLDVAVLHTLVLENILGLSKEKQEAQENLTYIRAAHSAFEQVLNGQEQAAFFLNSTTVQQTYATVLAGDIMPQKSTDFYPKLLSGLVIYKIP, from the coding sequence ATGGCGCGCATTAAGGCGTTCAGGGGAATACGCTACAATAAAGAAAAAATAAATTACAGCGATGTGGTCACGCAGCCTTACGACAAAATTTCGCCGGAACTGCTCGACGCCTACTATGAACGCTCGCCGTACACAGCGGCCAAATTGATCCGCAACAAAGCGGCCGACCCCTATCAGGCCGCCGCCACGGAACTCCAAAATTGGCTGAACGACAAAATTTTATTGCAGGACGAACAGCCAGCCATTTACGCCTATCAGCAGACTTACAAAATAAACGGCGAGCCGAAAACCCGCCGGGGCTTTGTCGCGCTGGTCGGGCTGGAGGATTTTGCCAAAAAAATTATTTTACCGCACGAAAAGACTCTGGCCAAACCCAAAGCCGACCGCCTCAATCTTTTGCGCGCGACCAGAGCGCATTGCGGCCAGATCTTTTTTCTCTACAGCGATCCGCAGAAAAAAGTCGAGGCGCTGTTGCAAAACGCGCTAAATAGCGCGCCGGACGAAACCGCGGTCGATCATTTTGGCGACACGCACACGCTCTGGAAGATCGACGACGCTAAGATTATTCAAGCAGTCAGCGCCGTTTTGGCGGACAAGCAGCTGCTCATCGCTGACGGCCATCACCGCTACGAAACTTCCTGCAATTTTGCCCAAGAAAACGGCGCGGCGCTCGGCGCGGAAAGTCCCTACGGCTACACCATGGCCACGCTGGTCAACATGGAAGACGAAGGCCTGACCGTCCTGCCAACGCACCGTCTGGCGCACGGGCTAGCCGGTTTTTCCGAAGCGGAGTTTTTAAAGAAAGCCGCGGAATATTTTGACCTCACGCCGCGGCACGCGCTGGAGCATCTGCTCAACGCTCTGCAGGAACAGCGCGCCGCCGGAAAGATCAGCCTGGGTTTTTACGCCGGACAGTCTTTGCTTTATGAACTGACTTTGCGCGATCCGTCGGTCATGGCCAAACTGGCCGCGAACAAATCCGAGGCGTGGCGGCAGCTGGACGTCGCCGTGCTGCACACTCTGGTTCTGGAAAATATTTTGGGTCTCAGCAAAGAAAAACAGGAAGCGCAGGAAAATCTCACCTATATCCGCGCGGCGCACAGCGCGTTTGAGCAGGTTTTAAACGGCCAGGAGCAGGCGGCGTTTTTCTTGAACAGCACGACGGTACAGCAAACCTATGCCACCGTTCTGGCCGGCGACATTATGCCGCAAAAATCCACGGATTTTTATCCTAAACTCCTGTCCGGTCTGGTCATTTACAAAATCCCGTAA
- the ftsZ gene encoding cell division protein FtsZ, producing the protein MVDSRRSAVIKVVGIGGGGVNAVNTMVAAGLDGVQFVAVNTDLQSLDASTAEIHVQIGGKLTKGLGAGADPAKGKDAAEESKDDIALALDGADMVFIAAGMGGGTGTGASPVVAELAKAKGALVVGVVSKPWSFEGPIRMRQAENGIELLRAKVDALIIVPNQRLLDIYDRALTLPESFQKANDVLKQGVLGIAGLITNPGLINLDFADVRTIMTNAGSAMMGIGTAAGDDRAVDAANDAISNPLLEENIQGATGLIVSVTGGPDMTLHEVNDAINIVRQSADPNANIIFGASIDEAKQGEVSLTVIATGFKKTILPPITSGDIVETEIKMTAPPPTMLRKEPELQPAGQRFAFFDETPASALSSANPDDIDVPPFLRNR; encoded by the coding sequence ATGGTCGATTCGAGACGTTCCGCGGTGATCAAAGTGGTCGGCATCGGCGGAGGCGGCGTGAATGCTGTCAACACGATGGTGGCGGCCGGGCTGGATGGCGTGCAGTTTGTGGCGGTTAACACTGACCTGCAGTCTCTTGACGCTTCCACGGCTGAAATACATGTGCAGATCGGCGGCAAACTGACCAAGGGCTTGGGCGCGGGCGCTGATCCGGCCAAAGGCAAGGACGCGGCCGAGGAGAGCAAAGACGATATCGCGCTGGCGCTCGATGGCGCCGACATGGTTTTTATCGCGGCTGGCATGGGCGGCGGCACGGGCACAGGAGCTTCGCCGGTGGTGGCTGAGCTGGCCAAAGCCAAAGGCGCGCTGGTGGTTGGCGTGGTTTCCAAGCCGTGGAGTTTTGAAGGGCCGATCCGTATGCGTCAGGCGGAAAACGGCATAGAGCTACTGCGTGCCAAAGTTGACGCGCTGATCATTGTGCCCAACCAGCGGCTGCTGGATATTTACGACCGGGCGCTGACCCTGCCGGAATCTTTTCAAAAAGCTAACGATGTGCTAAAGCAGGGCGTGCTGGGCATTGCCGGTCTGATCACCAATCCGGGTTTGATCAATCTCGATTTTGCTGATGTGCGCACGATCATGACCAACGCCGGTTCGGCGATGATGGGCATTGGCACGGCTGCCGGCGATGATCGCGCGGTGGACGCCGCCAATGACGCGATCAGCAATCCGCTGCTGGAAGAAAACATTCAGGGCGCGACCGGTTTGATCGTTTCGGTGACTGGCGGGCCGGATATGACTTTGCACGAGGTCAACGACGCTATCAATATTGTGCGGCAGTCGGCTGATCCCAATGCCAATATTATTTTCGGCGCGTCGATTGACGAAGCCAAACAGGGCGAGGTTTCTTTGACAGTGATCGCCACGGGTTTCAAAAAGACGATCCTGCCGCCGATCACCAGCGGAGATATTGTGGAGACGGAAATTAAAATGACCGCTCCTCCGCCGACAATGCTGCGCAAAGAACCGGAACTGCAGCCAGCCGGCCAGCGTTTTGCTTTTTTTGATGAGACGCCGGCTTCGGCGTTGTCCAGCGCCAACCCCGACGATATAGATGTGCCGCCTTTCTTGAGAAATCGTTAA
- the recO gene encoding DNA repair protein RecO, giving the protein MSARLEGVILRKKILRDNDLLLDVFSLSDGRIKLVQKRGCQKPQAALDLFCRNEFVVAENKDFAVIYQTTSLELFAKIRQNYTLLQNAAEAVKIVEKITSSLQPNASLYQIFFKYLQTLNSAIAPAALPALKLELCQNILRNEGIYDGQKVTEKSFWRQIENYRG; this is encoded by the coding sequence ATGAGCGCGCGGCTCGAAGGCGTCATTCTCCGCAAAAAAATCCTGCGCGACAACGATCTGCTGCTGGACGTTTTTAGCTTGAGCGACGGCCGGATCAAACTTGTGCAAAAACGCGGCTGCCAAAAACCGCAGGCCGCTCTCGATCTTTTTTGCCGGAATGAATTTGTCGTCGCGGAAAACAAAGATTTTGCCGTGATCTATCAGACCACCAGCCTCGAACTTTTCGCTAAGATCCGCCAAAATTACACGCTGCTGCAAAACGCCGCCGAGGCTGTCAAGATCGTCGAAAAGATCACCAGCAGCCTGCAGCCCAACGCCAGTCTGTATCAAATTTTTTTTAAATACCTGCAAACGCTAAACAGCGCTATCGCTCCCGCGGCTCTGCCCGCGCTAAAACTGGAGCTGTGCCAAAATATCTTGCGCAACGAAGGCATTTACGACGGCCAAAAAGTCACAGAAAAAAGTTTCTGGCGGCAGATCGAAAATTACAGAGGGTAA